The proteins below come from a single Zea mays cultivar B73 chromosome 8, Zm-B73-REFERENCE-NAM-5.0, whole genome shotgun sequence genomic window:
- the LOC103635938 gene encoding lipid phosphate phosphatase delta gives MLGLVLQINCYHELTSVLKLEHKMLDNFFSVLSCVIFVPFYTGFLPLLFWSGHGRLARQMTLLMAFYDYLGNSVKVLPSACIQLKVHALV, from the exons TGCTACCATGAATTAACTTCGGTGCTG AAGTTGGAGCACAAGATGCTGGACAATTTCTTCTCTGTGTTGTCATGTGTTATCTTCGTGCCCTTCTACACGGGATTCCTCCCTCTCCTGTTCTGG AGTGGACACGGCAGGCTGGCTAGGCAGATGACCCTCCTCATGGCTTTCTATGACTACCTCGGCAACTCTGTCAAGGTTTTGCCATCTGCTTGTATACAATTGAAGGTACACGCTTTAGTTTAA